The window ATGTCGCCGCCGACATCCGACGGATTGTAGGCCTGCCGCTGCGCGGCCGTCATCGCGTGCGAGGCGATCACCCGGTCGCGAAAGCCGGGCGCGAACCGTTCGACCTGGCGCGTGACGAGTTCGGTGGGATCGAGCGTCGATCCTGCGGGCACGTGGATGTACGCCCACAGCACCTGATAGCCGGCTGGGGCGCGGCTGTCGTCGAGCACACTGGGCTGCACCGCGAGCACGTACGGTCGCTCGGTCACGCTGCCGCGCGCGACGGCGTTCTCGGAGGCCTCGATCTCGTCGCGCGTGCCGCCCAGGTGCACGGTGGGTGCCAGCGCCACGTCGGGGTGCGTCCAGGGCACCGGCCCGTCGAGGGCGAAATCGACCTTCGCGGCGGCCGGCCCGTAGCGATAGCGGCGCACCGCGCGGGCGTACCCGGCGGGCACGTCGGGCAGGGTCAGGGCCAGGCGCGGCGCGGTGTCCAGCAGAAGCAGATCGCCGGCGGCCGGGTCACCCCAGTCCAGCGCCGAGAGGTCGCCGACGCGATGATCGGTGTCGATGTGGCCGCCGTGCGCCGACAGGTCGTCGCGCAGCGCGTGGGCGATGGCGTCGGCGCCGCCGCGCGGATATCCCCACCCCGTCGAGTGCGCATGAGCCAGCAGGTACAGCGCCGACGCCGTGGCTGCCAGCGACGGCAGCCGCGCGTTGGCATGGGCTACCACGCCGGTGAACAGGGCCGCGGCCGCTTCGGTGCCGAAGGTGCCGAACGCGCGCCGCCCGGCGCTCGTGCCCAGCTCCAGCATCCGCATGCCGAATCGGGTGACGGTGAGCGGATGCCGCGGCATGCGCAGCAGCTGGTTGCCGGTGAAATCCACGACCTCGGCCAGATGCCGGTTGAGTGGTCGCACGGTGCTGCGCCAGGCCTTGCCGTCGGTGCCGAGCCCGGCGACGGTGCGGTCGAGGTCGCGCCACGCGACGGCGGCGCGACCGTCGTCGAGAGGATGGGCGAACGATGCCTCGGGCACTATCCAGTCGATGCGGTCGAGCCCGAATGCGCGGAAGAACGGCGAACTCAGCGCTGCCGGATGCACGGCAGAGCACACATCGTGGCGATAGCCGGGAAGAGTGAGGCCCGCGGTGCGCACTCCGCCCCCCGATGCGGTCGCTGCCTCGATCACCCGCACGTCGTAGCCGGCGCGAGCGAGGGCGACCGAGGCTGCGAGGCCGTTCGGCCCGCTGCCGACGATGGTCGCGCGTGGTGCCATGCGTCCAGTCTGACACCGTGCGAACGTCGAAGAAGGGGGTTGCCCGGGCGCCGGGTGCCATGCGAGCGGTGAACAGGGGATGATGGAGGCAAAGCTCGCGAAGGGGGAGGGTGGTCGAGATGGAATCGACGAAGCTGGACGCTCCGAAGGGCATCGAGGCGCGCGTGGGGTGGGCGCCGGGATCGCAGGCATCTGATCGGGTTCGGCAGCTGACCAAGGAGATCCTCGCCGATCGGCTGCAGATCGACGAGACCTTCATCGATGTCTCGCGGCAGGCCCCGGCCCAGTTCGGGCATCACCCTCAGCCGATCGCTGTGGTCGACGGACTTCCCGTGCCGCTTTCCGTGCGTACGGCAAGCTTCCGCACAGCCAGCGTGGTCGCGGTCGCCGAGCCCGACCTGCTGGTCGGACTCGACATCCGCGACCACAGACCCGACGAGGCCGCGCTGCATGAGATCCGCGGCCATTCGCACCTGTGGGATGACGACAGCCTGTGGAACAAGGCCACGCCCGAGCAGCTGGCACTGCACTGGTCACGCGTGCAGGCGGTGCGCCAGGCCGACCCGCGTGGGATCAGCGTGCGCCCCGAGCAGGTGCGGCTGGACCCGCCCTTCGCCAAGGCGTGGACACCCGACCGCAAGGGCGACTACCGGCTCGTCGACCTGTCGCGCAACGGCTTCGTCATCACACTGGCGTACGGCGAGCCGGCGACCGAATAGCTCAGTCGACGAGGTCGGGCAGGGCGGCCTTCAGCTCGTCCAGCCACACCCTCGCGTTGCCGTCGGAGGGGGCACGCCAGTCGCCGCGAGGCGAGAGTGAACCCGCCGGTGACACCTTGGGTCCGTTCGGGATTGCGGAGCGTTTGAACTGCGCGAAGCCGAAGAAGCGCTGCAGGAACACCTGCAGCCATTTCGCGACCGTCGGCAGGTCGTACCCGTAGCGGTCTTCGGCCGGAAAGCCCGGCGGCCAGGCTCCGGCATCCGGATCCTGCCAGGCGTGCTGCGCGAGGAACGCGATCTTCGACGGGCGTGCGCCGTAGCGCAGGGTGTGGAAAAGGGCGAAGTCGTGCAGGGCGTACGGACCGATGCGGTCTTCGGTGGACTGCATCTTGCCGTCCTGCCCGGCCGGCACGAGTTCGGGGCTGATCTCGGTGTCGAGCACCGACTGCAGCACGGCGCCGGCTGCGGCATCCACCCATCCCTCGTCGGCACCGGTGGAGATCACCCAGCGGATGAGGTGCTGGATGAGCGTCTTGGGCACGCCCGTGTTGACGGCGTAGTGGCTCATCTGGTCGCCGACACCGTACGTCGACCAGCCCAGAGCGATCTCGGACAGATCGCCCGTTCCCACGACGAAGCCGCCGCGCTGATTGGCCAGCCGAAAGAGGTAGTCGGTGCGCAGACCTGCCTGCACGTTCTCGAACGTGACATCGTGCACAGGCTCACCACTGGCGAAGGGATGCCCCATTGTGGTGAGCAGCTCCATGCCGGCCGGCCGGATGTCGATCGTCTCGATCGAGGCGCCGATCGCCTCGGCCAGCGCGATGGCGTTCGCCTTCGTGTGGTCGCTGGTGGCGAAGCCGGGCATCGTGAAGGTGAGGATGTCGCTGCGCGGCCGGCCCATGCGGTCCATGGCGCGGGCGATCACCAGCAGCGCGTGGGTGGAGTCGAGACCGCCGGACACGCCCAGCACGGGCTTGGGATTGCCGATGGCCTGCATGCGCTGGATCAGGCCTGAGACCTGGATGTTGAACGCCTCGTAGCAGTCCTGCGCGAGACGCTGTTCGTCGTCGGGCACGAACGGAAAGCGGTCGACGTGCCGGCGCAGGCCGATGTCGTCGGCGGGCGGGTCGAGGTAGACCTCGATGGTGAGGAACTCTCCGACGCCTGCCGAGATGCGGTTGTCGTCGAACGTGCCCTGGCGGATGCGGTCCTGTCGCAGCCGGTCGAGGTCGACGTCGGCGACCGAGCAGCGAGGCCCGTCGGGAAAGCGCTCGGTCTGGGCGAGCAGATCGCCGCCCTCGAAGATCATGGTCTGGCCGTCCCACGACACGTCGTTCGTCGACTCGCCCATGCCAGCGGCGGCATACGCATAGGCGGCCAGGCAACGCAGCGACTGCGAGCGGCACAGGGTCTTGCGGTCTTCGGCGCGGGCAATAGTGATCGGACTGCCCGAGAGGTTCACGAGCACCGTCGCTCCGGCCAAGGCCGCCTGCGACGAGGGCGGCACGGGGACCCAGACGTCTTCGCACACCTCGGCGTGCAGCACGAGGCCCGGCACATCGCGCACGTCGAAGAGCAGATCGGTGCCGAATGCGACATCGCGCTCGCCGATGCGGATCGGCTCTCCCGACCACGGCTCGCCGGCGGCGAACCAGCGCCGTTCGTAGAACTCCCGGTAGGTGGGCAGGTGCCCCTTGGGCGCGACGCCGATGATCTCGCCGCGGTGGATCACCACGGCGCAGTTGTAGAGGCGGTTGCGGTGGCGCAGCGGTGCGCCGACCACGAGGATCGGCAAAAGGTCGGCGGATGCCGCAGCCAGCCGCTCGAGCGCCGTGACCGTGGCATCCAGCACCGCGTCTTGCATGAGCTGGTCGTCGATCGAGTAGCCGGTCAGGCACAGCTCGGGGAACACCGCGACCGCGGTGCTGTCGGCGTCGCAGGCTCGGGCCGCCTCGAGGACGGCCTCGGCGTTGGTCGCCGGATCGGCCAGGGCGACCGGGATCGTGCAGGCGGCGACGCGCGCGAACCCGTGCCGGTACGCGCTGGCGAAGGGCAGGCTCATGCACCCCAGTCTGGCACCTCGGGGAAATTCCATATGGAATTTCCCAACCCACATCAATTTTTCGGAAATCTCATGTGGGCAAGGAAATTCCATATGGAATTTCCGCACGGGGGAGGGGTGTCGGAGGCGGCGGATAGTGTCGAAGCGAAAGGGGAGCGATGCGATACATCGAAGACGCGGGCCGGGTCGTCTGGAGTGCGAGCGACCTGAAGGCCGCCGCCGAGTGCGAGTTCGCCTGGCTGCGGGCGATCGACGCCAAGCTTGGCCGCGTGGCCCCGGTAGAAGAGCCCGAAGACGCCACCCTCGCCCGCGCCGGCCGTCTCGGCACCGCGCACGAGCTGCGCGTGCTCGCCCGCTACCGCGAGCAGTTCGGGCCAGGCGTGATCGAGATCGCCGAGACGCGCTCGAGTGATGACGACGCGCTGCGGGATGCCGCGGCCGCCACTCGTGCGGCGCTTGAAGACCCCGCAGCCCGAGTGATCTACCAGGCCGCCTTCTCGACCGGCGAATTCGTCGGCTTCGCCGATTTTCTCGTGCGCGACGACGACGGGCGATGGATCGTGCAAGACTCCAAGCTCGCCCGCCACGCCCGCGTCACCGCCCTCATGCAGTTGGCGGCATATGTCGACCAGCTCGACCGGCTGCAGGTGCCACGCGCTGACCACGTCGACCTGCTGCTGGGTGACGGCACCACCAGCACTCACCGCGTCGATGACCTCATGCCGGTCTTCCGGTTGCGTCGCGAACGACTGCGCGCGCTGATCGCCGATCGTCGGCTGGCATCCGGGCTCAGCCATCCCGCCATCGCCTGGGGTGACGGCCGTGGTGAGCTCGGCGTCCTCGCGTGTGGGCGCTGTGCGACGTGCGAGCAAGAGGTGGTCGCGCACCGCGACCTGCTGTTGGTGGCAGGCATGCGTCCCGTGCAGCGCGAACGGCTGCGCGCGGCCGGTATCAGCACGATCGACGCGCTGGCGGCGGCATCCCGTCCTCCCGAGCGGATGGGAGCAGAGACGTTCGTCAGTCTGCGCACGCAGGCCCGGCTGCAGCTGGCCAGCCCGGCCGGAGTGCCCGCTCCCGCCGCGGCGGATCCGCCGCAGGCCGAACCCGAGACCAGGGCGCCCATCCCCACCTACGACGTCGTCTTCCCGAAGGCGCTGGGTGCCCTGCCGCGGCCCGACCGCGGCGACCTGTTCTTCGATTTCGAGGGCGACCCGCTCTACACCGAGGGCGACGGACGCGAGTGGGGCATCGACTACCTGTTCGGCTGGGTCGACATCCACGAGCAGTACACGGCGCTGTGGGCGCACGATTTCGCCGCCGAGAAGGCGACGTTCGAGCGCTTTCTCGACATCGTCGCCGATGTGCGCCGGCAGCATCCCGAGATGCACATCTACCACTACGCGCCCTACGAGCCGACGCACCTGCTGGCGATGGCCGCGCGATACGGCGTGCGCGAGATCGATGTCGACGGCCTGCTGCGCGACGGGGTCTTCGTCGACCTGTACCCGATCGTGCGCCGGGCGCTGCGGGTGGGGTCGCGGTCGTACTCGATCAAGAAGCTCGAGCCGCTGTACATGGGCGACCAGGTGCGCACGAGTGATGTGCAGCGCGGTGACGATTCGATCGTCAAGTACGTCGAAGCCCGCGCGTTGCGCGAGGCGGGGCAGGAAGCCGCGGCTCAGACGGTGTTCGACGATCTGGCCGACTACAACCGGTACGACTGCGTGTCGACCCGGCGCCTGCGGGACTGGCTGGTCGATCGTGCGCGCGAGGCGGGGTTGCGCCCGTCGGTCGACATCGAATCGGTCGAGGTCGTCTACGAGGCGCGGGAGCAGGCCGAGGCGTTGCGTCGGCTGGCCGACGCGGCGACCGACGCGTCCCAGGCCGATATCGAGGCGCTGCGGTTGGGAGCGGCCGCCATCGACTACTACCCGCGCGAGTCGAAGGCGTTCTGGGCGACGCATTTCCTCCGTCTGCGCGAGCCGGTGACAGTGTGGGAAGACACCCGCGACGTCGTGGTGATCGATGCCGCACGCAGCGAGACGGTGGAGCAGTGGCATCCCGGTCCGCGCTCGGTGCGGCGCATCCTGCGGCTGCGTGGCGACCTGGCACCGGGCACGCGGTTGAGTGAGGGCACCCGGCCGTTCGCCCTCTACGAGATGCCGGCGCCGTTCGCCGCGCGCACCATGCCGCGATGGGTGCACGTGGCTCGCGAGGTCGAGGTGCTCGAGGTTCTCGACGACGGCGCGATCGTGGCCGAGAGCGCCGTCGACGGACAGACCTGGAGTGAGTTGCCGATTGCGTTGACTCCGGCGGCGCCGCCGCGCGCGGGCAACCAGCAGATCGCGATCGACGAGTGGGCGGATGCCGTGGTGGCGGCGGCCCCCGGGTTTCCCGACGACCCCGCCAGCGACATTCTGCGCCGCCGCCCACCACGCCTGCGCTCGGGTGCCCTCGACGGCCGCGCCGCCGAGCCGGTGCCGGCGATCGTGGCCGCGTTGCGCGACCTCGAGCGCAGCTACGTGGCGGTGCAGGGCCCGCCCGGTACCGGAAAGACGTACGTCGGCTCGCACGTGATCGCCCGTCTGGTCGGCGAGCATCACTGGAAGATCGGGGTCGTCGCCCAGTCGCATGCCGTCGTCGAGCACATGCTCGACCGCATCGTCGATGCCGGGGTCTCCGCTGCCCAGGTCGGAAAGGCGCGCAAGGCAGGGGCCGACGGCGACGTCTCGTTCACCGCGTTTGCGAAGAACGGCCTTGCGGGCTTCGCGGCCGAGCACGCCGAGACCGGCTTTGTCGTCGGCGGCACGGCGTGGGACTTCAGCCATCCGGGCCGGGTGCCGCGGCGCTCCCTCGATCTGCTGGTGATCGACGAGGCGGGGCAGTTTTCGCTGGCATCGACGATCGCGGTGGCCGCGGCATCGCCACGACTGCTGTTGCTGGGCGATCCGCAACAGCTGCCGCAGGTGAGCCAGGGGATCCATCCCGAACCGGTCGACGCGTCGGCGCTGGGCTGGGTGATGGATGGCGCGGCGGTGCTTCCTGCCGAGTACGGGTTCTTTCTCGACCACACCTGGCGGATGCATCCGGATGTCGCATCCGCTGTGTCGCGGCTGTCGTACGACGGCGAGCTGGCGTCGCGCCCGAGCGCTGCGCTGCGTTCTTTGGAAGGGGTGGAGCCCGGAGTACATCCGCTCGCCGTGCGCCACCACGGCAACGCGACGCAATCGCCAGAAGAGGCCGCCGAGGTCGTGCGTCTGGTGCGTGAGCTGCTCGGTCGAGAGTGGACCGATGTCGTCGACGACATCGTTGTCACGCCGCGGCCGCTTCAGCAGAGCGACATCATCGTGGTCACGCCGTACAACGCGCAGCAGGTCATGGTCGAGCAGGCGCTTGCCGATGCCGGATTCGGCGACGTGCCGGTGGGGACCGTCGACAGGTTCCAGGGGCAGGAGGCCGCGGTCTCGATCGTCTCGCTC is drawn from Microbacterium protaetiae and contains these coding sequences:
- a CDS encoding phytoene desaturase family protein — its product is MAPRATIVGSGPNGLAASVALARAGYDVRVIEAATASGGGVRTAGLTLPGYRHDVCSAVHPAALSSPFFRAFGLDRIDWIVPEASFAHPLDDGRAAVAWRDLDRTVAGLGTDGKAWRSTVRPLNRHLAEVVDFTGNQLLRMPRHPLTVTRFGMRMLELGTSAGRRAFGTFGTEAAAALFTGVVAHANARLPSLAATASALYLLAHAHSTGWGYPRGGADAIAHALRDDLSAHGGHIDTDHRVGDLSALDWGDPAAGDLLLLDTAPRLALTLPDVPAGYARAVRRYRYGPAAAKVDFALDGPVPWTHPDVALAPTVHLGGTRDEIEASENAVARGSVTERPYVLAVQPSVLDDSRAPAGYQVLWAYIHVPAGSTLDPTELVTRQVERFAPGFRDRVIASHAMTAAQRQAYNPSDVGGDILGGSFSMLQAVRRPVLSTAPWRTPMRGVYLASAATPPGPGVHGMPGWLAARQALRDAGTPAELGDLFG
- a CDS encoding NAD(+) synthase, whose protein sequence is MSLPFASAYRHGFARVAACTIPVALADPATNAEAVLEAARACDADSTAVAVFPELCLTGYSIDDQLMQDAVLDATVTALERLAAASADLLPILVVGAPLRHRNRLYNCAVVIHRGEIIGVAPKGHLPTYREFYERRWFAAGEPWSGEPIRIGERDVAFGTDLLFDVRDVPGLVLHAEVCEDVWVPVPPSSQAALAGATVLVNLSGSPITIARAEDRKTLCRSQSLRCLAAYAYAAAGMGESTNDVSWDGQTMIFEGGDLLAQTERFPDGPRCSVADVDLDRLRQDRIRQGTFDDNRISAGVGEFLTIEVYLDPPADDIGLRRHVDRFPFVPDDEQRLAQDCYEAFNIQVSGLIQRMQAIGNPKPVLGVSGGLDSTHALLVIARAMDRMGRPRSDILTFTMPGFATSDHTKANAIALAEAIGASIETIDIRPAGMELLTTMGHPFASGEPVHDVTFENVQAGLRTDYLFRLANQRGGFVVGTGDLSEIALGWSTYGVGDQMSHYAVNTGVPKTLIQHLIRWVISTGADEGWVDAAAGAVLQSVLDTEISPELVPAGQDGKMQSTEDRIGPYALHDFALFHTLRYGARPSKIAFLAQHAWQDPDAGAWPPGFPAEDRYGYDLPTVAKWLQVFLQRFFGFAQFKRSAIPNGPKVSPAGSLSPRGDWRAPSDGNARVWLDELKAALPDLVD
- a CDS encoding TM0106 family RecB-like putative nuclease, with protein sequence MRYIEDAGRVVWSASDLKAAAECEFAWLRAIDAKLGRVAPVEEPEDATLARAGRLGTAHELRVLARYREQFGPGVIEIAETRSSDDDALRDAAAATRAALEDPAARVIYQAAFSTGEFVGFADFLVRDDDGRWIVQDSKLARHARVTALMQLAAYVDQLDRLQVPRADHVDLLLGDGTTSTHRVDDLMPVFRLRRERLRALIADRRLASGLSHPAIAWGDGRGELGVLACGRCATCEQEVVAHRDLLLVAGMRPVQRERLRAAGISTIDALAAASRPPERMGAETFVSLRTQARLQLASPAGVPAPAAADPPQAEPETRAPIPTYDVVFPKALGALPRPDRGDLFFDFEGDPLYTEGDGREWGIDYLFGWVDIHEQYTALWAHDFAAEKATFERFLDIVADVRRQHPEMHIYHYAPYEPTHLLAMAARYGVREIDVDGLLRDGVFVDLYPIVRRALRVGSRSYSIKKLEPLYMGDQVRTSDVQRGDDSIVKYVEARALREAGQEAAAQTVFDDLADYNRYDCVSTRRLRDWLVDRAREAGLRPSVDIESVEVVYEAREQAEALRRLADAATDASQADIEALRLGAAAIDYYPRESKAFWATHFLRLREPVTVWEDTRDVVVIDAARSETVEQWHPGPRSVRRILRLRGDLAPGTRLSEGTRPFALYEMPAPFAARTMPRWVHVAREVEVLEVLDDGAIVAESAVDGQTWSELPIALTPAAPPRAGNQQIAIDEWADAVVAAAPGFPDDPASDILRRRPPRLRSGALDGRAAEPVPAIVAALRDLERSYVAVQGPPGTGKTYVGSHVIARLVGEHHWKIGVVAQSHAVVEHMLDRIVDAGVSAAQVGKARKAGADGDVSFTAFAKNGLAGFAAEHAETGFVVGGTAWDFSHPGRVPRRSLDLLVIDEAGQFSLASTIAVAAASPRLLLLGDPQQLPQVSQGIHPEPVDASALGWVMDGAAVLPAEYGFFLDHTWRMHPDVASAVSRLSYDGELASRPSAALRSLEGVEPGVHPLAVRHHGNATQSPEEAAEVVRLVRELLGREWTDVVDDIVVTPRPLQQSDIIVVTPYNAQQVMVEQALADAGFGDVPVGTVDRFQGQEAAVSIVSLAASSGKDAPRGLEFLLLQNRLNVALSRAKFAAYLVYAPGLLDDLPRTPDGVVRLSAFARLVGVR